A segment of the Flavobacterium azooxidireducens genome:
TAAATAAACTGTTGCCATGGCAAAATTGTTAAGTATGAAAGCGGTAAATCATTATTACCATCCAATGCCTCTTGCTCGGTTTCGTGGAAGGTAACAGTAATATCCGTTGCTCCATTGAGTAAGTCCGGTATAAGTGCTCCTAAATCAAAAGTAGCCAAACCGTCATTGTTGTCGTCACACAACGTGATTGGGTTAATCGGAATAAGTAATATTGGAAGTGGTTCTACTCGTAAATCTAAAGTAGTGGTCGAATAACATCCCGTAACCGGATTAAGCACCCGAACATGAATAGTTTGAACGTTAGACGTGTTTGTATATAATGTAGGTAACGCATTGGTGCCTTGTTGTGCTTGAAGCAACGTGAAATGGAACGTAACCACTAATCCTTGTTGTGTGCCCACAATCTCGGCAATGGCTTGCGTTAAATCAAATTCTTCCTCTTCATCTCCCGGATTATTGTCGTCACACAAGGTTAATGGTGTTGGCAAATTAGCAATCGGTAACGGATTAACAACTAATTCTAATGGTGCTACATCATAACAACCCGTGGCATTAATGGTCACACGAACCCAAATAGTTTGTGTTGAACTGCTATATGACGGTGGAAGTTGTGGTGTGCCAACAATTGCCTCCGCCTGGCTTGGGTGGAATGTTACCGTATGTAAACTTGGATCTAATCCGCCTAAAATATTAGTTAAACGAGAAGATAAATCAAATACTTGAACACCATCCGTATCATCATCACACAACGCATAATCATCCGGAGTCGTATTGATTACCGGGAATGGATTAACAATTAAATTAAACGTGGTAATTGAAGGACAATCGGTTGCTCCTGTATTTATCACTCGAACATATATGGTTTGAAGCCATGGATTAAGCGATAAATAATTTGCAGGGCTCAGTATCGGTGCTCCGCCTAATTGAGCATCAGTTAACGTCTCATGATACGTTACTGTTAATCCAGTAGCTCCGCCTGTGATAATATTTTCGGTTTGAGCCAAATTAAATAGACCTCGTCCATCATTATTATCATCACAAAGCACTAAATCAGGATGAGTAAAAATTAGTGGAGCAGGTGCAACGGTTACTGTAGCAGTTTGATTGAGCGGCACCGAACAAACCCGAATTGTATTGGTGAAAACACCAATTAACGTATAAGTGGTTGTTATGGTATAGGTATCTGTTATGGTATAAATACCGGAAGCATCTATTACTTGGGTTTGAACGCCTCCCGTATTGATGGTATATTCTATCGTAGATCCCGGTGTAGCGGTGAAAGTAATCGTGGCTTCTCCCGTTGGACATATTATTATATCGCCCGATACACTTGCTGTTGGCAAGGGTAACAACGTTACTGTACCTGAGCCACTTGTTGAGAAACAACCTGTTGTCGTATCGGTGATAACTACACTGTAAACACCTTCTACTGCTGTGTTAAAACTCGCTACATTGCCTGGGTTTGTGGCGTCAGTTGGCACTGTCCATACATAATCGTAGGTACCCAGTGTACTTGGCGTAGCAGTTAACGTGGCTAAATCTCCCGCACAAACTGTTGGAGAATTTACTGTTACTGTTGGATTTGAATTAATTGTTACTGTACCCGATGCACTCGCTGAAAAACAGCCGGTTACTGTATCAGTGATAATCACGCTGTAAACACCCGCAATTGTAGTGGTGAAACTCGCTACATTACCCGGATTGGTTCCGGAAGGAATTGTCCAAGCATAATTATAACTTCCTGCTGTACCCGGGGTTGCAATTACGGTAGCTACTGTGCCATCACAAACACTTGGGCTATTAACTGTGACTGTTGGATTTGGATTTATCGTTACTGTGCCCGAAGCACTTGCGGAAAAACAACCGGTTACCGTATCAGTGATAATTACACTATAAACACCTGCAATGGTGGTTGTAAAACTAGCTACATTACCCGGATTTGGTCCTGATGATACTGTCCAAACATAATCATAACTACCCGCTACTCCTGGGGTGGCTGTAACAGTGGCGGATGTACCATCACATACCGATGGACTATTGACACTTACTGTTGGATTTAGATTTATTGTCACTGTTCCTGAGGCACTCGCTGAGAAACAACCCGTAACTGTATCAGTAATAATAACACTATAAACACCTGCTATTGTGGTGGTGAAACTTGCAACATTACCAGGATTAGGCCCTGACGGAACGCTCCATGTATAATCATAACTCCCCGCGACTCCTGGTGTTGCTGTCACTGTCGCAGGAGTGCCTTCACACTCGGTTGGACTATTGACTATAACTGTCGGATTTGGATTGGATGTTACTGTACCCGATGCACTCGCTGAAAAACAGCCGGTTACTGTATCTGTAATAATAACACTATAAACACCGGGTATTGTAGTGGTAAAACTCGCTACATTGCCCGGATTGGTTCCGGAAGGAATTGTCCATACATAGTCATAAGTTCCTGCTGTGCCTGGGGTTGCAATGACAGTAGTCGCTGCTCCATCACAAACACTTGGGCTATTAACTGTGACTGTTGGATTTGGATTTATCGTTACTGTGCCCGAAGCACTTGCAGAAAAACAACCGGTTACCGTATCAGTGATAATTACACTATAAACACCTGCAATGGCGGTTGTAAAACTAGCTACATTACCCGGATTTGGTCCTGATGGAACACTCCAAACATAATCATAACTACCTGCTACTCCTGGGGTGGCTGTTACAGTAGCGGATGTACCATCACATACCGATGGACTATTGACTGTAACGGTTGGATTTAAATTTATTGTCACTGTTCCTGAGGCACTCGCTGAGAAACAACCCGTAACTGTATCAGTAATAATAACACTATAAACACCTGCTATTGTGGTGGTGAAACTTGCAACATTACCAGGATTAGTTCCGGAAGGAACTGTCCATACATAATCGTAAGTACTGGCTCCTGATGGTGTGGCAGTAACTGTCGCAGGCGTGCCTTCACACTCCGTTGGACTATTGACTGTAACTGTCGGATTTGGATTGGATGTTACTGTACCCGATGCACTCGCTGAAAAACAGCCGGTTACTGTATCTGTAATAATAACACTATAAACACCGGGTATTGTAGTGGTAAAACTCGCTACATTGCCCGGATTGCTTCCGGAAGGAATTGTCCATACATAATCATAAGTTCCCGCTGTGCCTGGGGTTGCGATGACAGTAGTCGCTGCTCCATCACAAACACTTGGGCTATTAACTGTGACTGTTGGATTTGGATCTATCGTTACTGTGCCCGAAGCACTTGCGGAAAAACAACCGGTTACCGTATCAGTGATAATTACACTATAAACACCTGCAATGGCGGTTGTAAAACTAGCTACATTACCCGGATTTGGCCCTGATGGAACACTCCAAACATAATCATAACTACCTGCTACTCCTGGGGTGGCTGTAACAGTAGCGGATGTACCATCACATACAGATGGACTATTGACTGTAACGGTTGGGTTGGGGTTTACTGTGACGGTTATTTCAAAAGTATCAGTGCAAATATTCGGTGCTGTTCCTATGGAGGCTGTAACACTATAAACTACATCAATCGGAGCATTAGTAGTATTAGTTAAAATTTGACTTATACTTGTTTGTGGTGTCGCTTCATCTAAAGCTCCAGTTATTCCTGCAGCGACTGCAGCTGTCCATGTATAAGTGGTTCCTGCTGGAACTATATCTGAACCACTTGAAACCGGTGTTACTGAGAAAATACCTTCTGAGCAAATAGTCTGAACTACATCGGCTATAAATGGTAAAGGATTTACAGTTAACGTAAATGAATTGGTCCCATAATTTGAAGGAAATGAAATTTCTACAACCCGAACATAAATTGTTTCATTTGTTCCATTATAACTATTAGCTGGAGAAATTGGAAAATCACCTGTATCTGCATCTAATTGTGTATTATGATAAGTAACTTCGTATAAAGTTTCATCTAAACCGTTTAAAGCAAGTGCATCATTTTGGGTTAAATCGAAAAATTCAAAGTCATCATCTAGAGTAACTTCATCACATAAAACTAAATCATTAACTTGAGGATCAAGTGTACATGGGGATTGAATTAATTCGAAAGACTGAATACTAGAACATCCACCTCCGCCAAAAACATCAACCACACCAACAAATATAATTTCCCCAGAACCGGAACTCACATACGTCGATGGATTTGGGATATAATTAAACAATTCTAAATCTTCAATAGAAAGTGCATAATTTAATTCAAATAAAAATGGGTCTAATGAGTTTAAAACAATCGGAGTATTAATCGTTAAATCAAAAACATTATCAGGTTCACAAATCACCAGATCAATAGGCTCTGCTACCGGAATTGGCGGAAAAAATTCTACCGTAATAGTATCTGTTACAGGGCAAGCCGGGCCATATGGATAAGCAATAACTGTATAAACGCCGGGTTCAGTAACAGTAAGTGTTGGCCCTGTTTCTCCCACTATTAAATCAGTACCTAAATACCACTCATGCGGATCTGAAGGGTCTAAACCTGTATCTAATACTTTTGTATCTTCTTCGCACAAAGCAGACCCTCCAACAAGATCAAAACCTAAATCAATTGGATTAACATTAAAACTATTGGCTTCAAGAAAAACAGCAGACTCATAAGCATCATCCGAAGCATTTCCAATTGCTAATTTAATATGATAAACTTCACCACATTGAACATCTGCTGATGCCGTTAATACAGTTGTAAAACCATCATATTGTATAGATGTACCTCCACAATTATTAACATAATACGTTGAATTCGCTCCTCCTGGCAGTGTTGTAGGACATCCATTCGCAAACCCACCGTTCACATTATTGATTGAAATAGGAATAGTAGTAGAAGGAATTAAGGCAATATTAGCAGCTATTCCTCCACTATACGGACCTGTAATTCCGGGGCCACTTAAAAAAAAACCAAAGACATCATTCCATATAGTACCAACAAATTCAGGATACTCTTCTGATGCAAAGACAAAATTAAAATCTAATTCAACACCCGAAGGAATAAAATCAAATTCTAAAACAGCTACATTTCTTATGCCTTGATTAGTTAGCATCGCTAAATCGGGGTCTCCCACAACCGGATTAGCAGTAGCAGCAGGTGGGTCGAAACCATCGGAATTATTTGGACCAATTGCATAATTAGCTTGACCAGGTGCCAATATGACACCAGAAACTAAACCTAAATTAGTTGAAGTAACACCAGTAGTAAAATAACCAACCTGATCTCTTGGAACATTAGCGTTTGCTGCACTGCCATTAAAGGTAACATTAAACACTGTTAATCCATTTCCCAAGAGCGTATTTTGAACTAATTCTGCCGGAGTAAGCGTTGTGTTATTCACAAACAACTGTGCATGAACACAAAACGGAAAAATAAAAAGAATAAATAGAAGTAGTTGTTTTTTCATAGTTATTAAAAAAATGTTTCAACAATCATGATTGTCAAAACACTTGGTAAAGTTGTGTTAATAAAAATTTAAAGTTCAAATATAACCAAATACAAAAAATAACTTTGTTAAATTTGCAGAAAAAAGCTCAAATGACTAAATTATCGATAAAAGAAACCCAAAATTCGGCCATCATTAAATTTGAATTTCCTGATTTTATTACAAAAAATAAAAGCTATGAATTTAAAAATATTGATGAAGCAGGTGAAAGTCCGTTAGCACAACAATTATTTTATTTGCCTTTTGTTAAAACTGTCTTTATATCCGGAAATTTTATTGCGATAGAAAGGTATAGTATTGTTCAATGGGATGATGTAAAAGATGCCGTGGCAGAACAAATTCAAGAATATGTTGACAAAGGTGGAAAAATTGTTATAGAATCTGAAACTTCAACCAAAAAACAACCTATCACAATTTATGCTGAAACAACGCCAAATCCAGCGGTTATCAAGTTTGTTGCAAATAAATTATTAACAACAAAAACAGCCGAATTTAAAAACATAGATGAAACGATTGCTTCACCATTAGCAAAAGAATTATTTAAATTTCCATATGTAAAGGAGATTTTTATTGATGAAAATTATATTTCAATCACCAAATTTGCGAGTATTGAATGGATTGAGATTTCAAATGAAATTCGTTCATTCATTAAAGAATATGTTGAAAACGGGAATGAAATCATCAATGTAAGTCTGCTTTCAACCGCTGCAAGTTCAGAAAAGCAAGCGATTTCTAATTTTGAATCGTTGGATGTAACTTCGCAACAAATTATTAATATTTTAGAAGAATATGTAAAACCGGCCGTTCAAGCAGATGGCGGAAATATTCTTTTTGATTCGTATGACGAAAGTGAAAAGCGTGTAAAAGTTGTTTTACAAGGAGCATGTAGTGGTTGTCCATCTTCAACTTTTACATTAAAAAACGGTATTGAAAATATGTTGAAAGATATGTTGAATGACGAAGCGATTAAAGTGGAAGCGATTAACGGATAAATCAAAACTATAATAAACAAAAAATCCTTGAAGATGAACATTTCAAGGATTTTTTTTGTGCTTTTATTATTTTTTACTCTTTACATGGATATTGAATTCTTGAAAAAGTTCGAGTAAATTCATGGTTGCTTTAATCAAATCATTTGTTTCAAGTAATAATCCGAAGTATAATTTACTGTTTTTCGGACTGGTTTCTACTGTTCTGATTCGAGTAATTTGCTTTTGGATTAATTCTGAAACATTATTCAGAATTTGTGTTTTTTCTTTTAAAACACCATCGAGTTTATCAAAACTTTGGTCTTTAAAAATAGTTTCTAATGAATCAAAAAGCTTTTGCAAATCGTTATCAATACTTTTTAAATCTCTAATTTGATTAAATTTTAATTGCTTGTGATTGTTATTAATATGCGAATAACTATTTTGAGTAATAAACGCCAACGACTGAATCATATCTTGCAAATAGCCTAAAATCATGATGTAAAACTTACTTGCTTCAACCGAAGTTTCATCTAAATTTTTAATGAAATAATAAACATTGCTTTTCAGTTCATCAACTTCTTTTTCGAGTTTTTTAAGTGATTTTTTGTTTTCTTTTAATTTGGCTAAATCTTGCAAACCTAAATTATCAATAACATCGCTGTACACATTATTAGTAGCACCGATTACTCTTGAAATTTGATGTGAACTTTCACTGATAATTTCATTGATTGTGACAATATCTTCACGCTTTAACTTAACTAAATCATCTGCTTCTTTTTGTTTTTTAGAATGTCTTCTAGAGCTACGATAAAGAATAATTGCTAATAAAACCAACAATCCGATGAACGCATAAACCTCACCTGTTTTTAAGATAAATGCCATAACAAATGCTCCAATAAAAGCAACCATAGCCGTAACAAACCATCCACCAATTACATTAAAAACTCCTGCCACTCTGTACACGGCACTTTCTCTGTCCCAAGCTCTATCGGCAAAAGATGTTCCCATAGCAACCATAAAGGTTACATAAGTGGTTGATAAAGGCAACTTTAAGGATGTTCCTATGGAAATCAAAATACTGGCAATCATCAAATTTACGGATGCTCTTACCATGTCAAAAGCAGGCTCATCTTTGCGTTTTTTACCTTTTACTTCCGGTTTTTCAAATTGTTTATCAATCTTTATCTGAACAGATTGAGGTAAAAAATAATTAATCCCTTGTCCTAAATAAACGCCACTTCTCACAATAAATCGCGACAACATATTTGGTGAAAATTTTTCAACACCATCACCTTGGCGGGATAAGTTTACTCCGGTTTCAATAACGCTTCTAGCTTTTTTGGATGTCCAAAGTGTAACCACCATCACCAACCCTGCAAAAGCAAGAAAATAAAAGGGAGCTACTATATTTTCATTGGCCAAATCACCCATCATCAATTTATCGCCTGAAAGTCCTGAAGCTGAGAAAATTTCATAGGAATTATATGCCGCAATAGGCACACCAATAAAGTTTACTAAATCGTTTCCTGCAAAAGCTAATGCCAATGCAAAAGTTCCGATAACAATAATTATTCGAAGAATATTTATTTTAAATACACTAATTAAAAGTTGTGATAGTAATGTGAAAAATAAAAAGTTGATTCCAATAATCATCATTTGATTATCCTGAATCCAAACATGTGTTTCTTTTCCAATGAATGAAACTCCTTTTAGACCTTTTATTAAAATGAAAAAAGTAATCGCAGTAATGGCTAATCCACCAAATAGAGAGCCAATATATTTTATCCTTTTTTCATATTGAAAAGTAAATATTAACCTCGAAACATATTGAACCAAACTTCCTAATCCAAACGATAATGCAACCGAAAGCAATATACTCGATACAATCTCTGTTGCTTTTTTGGTGTTGATATAATCTCCTAAACTTCTGGTACTATCTTCAGAAATATAAATATGATAAAGTGCCAAACAAACAGCTGCTCCTAATAATTCAAAAATAATGGAAACTGTTGTAGAAGTAGGCAATCCCATCGAATTAAAAACATCCAAAAGAAGAATGTCGGTTATCATTACTGCCAGAAAAATGATCATGACATCATTAAAACTAAACATGGAAGGAACAAAAATACCGCTTCGGGCAATCTCCATCATTCCACTGGAAAAAAGAGCTCCACAAGCTACTCCAATACTGGCAACAATCATGATTGTTTTAAAGGAAACCGCTTTTGAACCAATGGCCGAATTTAAAAAATTTACAGCGTCATTACTTACGCCAACTACCAAATCAATTAAAGCCAAGACACCCAAAACCACGAGCATCACTACATAAATTTGTTCCATTACAAATGGTTAATAATTTAATGCAAAATTCCGTTAACTATTTCAATCTAATGTTAAGCGAATGTTATCAATTTAAGATGCTTTTTTTTGAGATTTTATCAAAATTCATTACCTTTAATTCTTAAATCATATCATTATGGCAGTATTAAAAGTAATCGAAGTCCTTTCCAGCTCAGAAGTTAGTTGGGAGGATGCTACACGCAAAGCAGTTGCTCAAGCAGCAAAATCATTAAAAAACATCCGTTCTGTTTATGTGCAAGACCAAAGTGCAGCTGTGAAAGACGGTCAGGTTTCAGAGTTTAGAGTGAATTTAAAAATCACTTTTGAATTAGAATAATCAATTAAAATCGTAATTTTAAGCGTTCTCAAAAGGAACGCTTTTTTTATATGAATGAACTAAAATTAGAAACAAGTCCGTACCTACTTCAACATGCCAACAATCCGGTGCATTGGAAAGCGTGGAATTCAACAACATTAGCTAATGCGAAAGAAAATCAGAAGCTCATTTTAATCAGCATTGGTTATTCTGCTTGTCATTGGTGCCATGTGATGGAACACGAAAGTTTTGAAAATGAAGAAGTGGCAAATACCATGAACCAACATTTCATCAACATTAAAGTCGATCGCGAAGAACGACCTGATGTGGATGCCATTTATATGAAAGCCGTTCAGCTCATGACAGGTCGTGGTGGTTGGCCACTCAATGTAGTTTGTCTTCCGGATGGAAAACCTGTTTGGGGCGGAACGTATTTCAGAAAAAATGATTGGGTTAATACATTGGAACAATTGCATGAATTGTATCAATCACAACCCGAAAAACTAATTGAATATGCCGAAAAATTACATGAAGGAATTGAAACTTTAGGTTTAACTGAAGAAAAATCAACTGAATTTAACATCACTATTTTAGATACTTTCTTAGCAAAATGGCAAAAAAGTTTCGATTGGGAATTTGGCGGCTATTCTCGTGCTCCTAAATTTATGATGCCAACGAATTATCAATTTTTGTTGCAGTATGGTTTTATAACTCAAAATGAAAAACTGTTAGAATATGTCGATTTAACACTGACCAAAATGGCTTATGGCGGAATTTTCGACACGATTGATGGTGGATTTTCACGCTATTCGGTTGATGTGAAATGGCACGTTCCTCATTTTGAAAAAATGGCTTATGACAATGGTCAACTTTTATCGCTTTATGCGAATGCTTACAAATTGACAAAAAATGAACTTTATAAAGAAATAATCGAAAAAACCACCACTTTCATTGAAAAAGAATGGTTAACAAATGAAGGAGCTTTTTTTTCTGCTTTGGATGCAGATAGTTTAACTACTGAAAATCATTTGGAAGAAGGTGCTTTTTATGTTTGGAAAATTGATGAAATAAAAAATCTAATACAAGACGACTTTGAATTGTTTTCAGAAGTTTTTAATATCAATGACTTCGGACATTGGGAACACGGAAATTATGTTTTGATTCAGAATAAAAGTTTGGATGAAATTTCAGAGAAAAATCACATTTCAATTGATGAACTTCATTTGAAAAAGAAAAACTGGGAACAAATTCTTTACAAAACAAGAGAAAAAAGACCAAAACCGAGATTGGATGACAAATGCATTACATCATGGAATGCCATTTTACTAAAAGGTTTTGTGGATGCTTATAAAGCGTTAGGAAATGAAAATCATCTGAAAATAGCCATAAAAAATGCTCATTTTATTGTGAATAAAATTTGGTCTTCCGATGGAAATTTGAGGCACACTTACAAAAATGAAAAACCTTCCATCAATGGATTTTTAGAAGATTATGCATTTGTAATTGATGGCTTTATTGCTCTTTACGAAGCCACTTTTGACGAAACTTGGCTTTTACACAGTAAAAATTTAACCAATTATTGTTTGGATCATTTTTATGATGAAAAAAAGCAATTATTCCGATTTACTTCTGATTTGGATGAAGCTCTGATTTCTAATCATTTTGAACTGGAAGACAATGTGATTCCGGCTTCCAATTCGATTATGGCGAGCAATTTGTTTAAACTTAGTGTATATTTTGAAAATTCGCATTACGAAGAAATTTCTCGTCAAATGATTGCACAAGTTGTTCCATCGATTGATTATCCTTCTGCTTTTTCTAATTGGTTAATGGCAGCGTTACATTTTTCGGAGTATCAAAAAGAATTAGCTATTTGCGGAAAAGAGAGTTTGATTCATTTGAAAGACATCAATCAAAATTATTTCCCTTCGGTAGTGCTTTCAGGAAGTGAAAAAAAATCAGATTTACCCTTTTTACAAAACCGATTTGTAGAAAATGAAACGCTATTTTATCTCTGTCAAAATAAAATGTGTTTAGCTCCAAAAAATAATATTTCTGCTATTTACAAAGATTTAAATCACTAATTATAAAAAAGTTAATGAAATTTAGTAGTTTTGACACTCACTAAAAAATAAACACCATGGGACTAGGAAGTTTTTTTAAAAATTTGTTTGGTTCGGCCAAACAAACAGCATCGGAAACAGTAGACAAAGCAGAAGAAGTTTTGGATCAAGCAAAAGTTAAAGCATCAGAATATGCTGAAAAAGCTGAAGATTATGTTGAGAAAGTTGTTGAAAACGTAAAGGAATCTTATCCTGAAGTAAAAGAAAAAGTAGAAGATTTTGCAGAAAAAGCAAAAGAAACAGTTTCAGAATATGCCGAAAAAGCTGGTGATGCTATCGAAAATGTGGTGGATGATGTAAAAGAAAAAGTAAGTTCGTTCACTTCCTCAGCAAAAGAAGAAACACAAGAAACTGCTTCAA
Coding sequences within it:
- a CDS encoding thioredoxin domain-containing protein; translated protein: MNELKLETSPYLLQHANNPVHWKAWNSTTLANAKENQKLILISIGYSACHWCHVMEHESFENEEVANTMNQHFINIKVDREERPDVDAIYMKAVQLMTGRGGWPLNVVCLPDGKPVWGGTYFRKNDWVNTLEQLHELYQSQPEKLIEYAEKLHEGIETLGLTEEKSTEFNITILDTFLAKWQKSFDWEFGGYSRAPKFMMPTNYQFLLQYGFITQNEKLLEYVDLTLTKMAYGGIFDTIDGGFSRYSVDVKWHVPHFEKMAYDNGQLLSLYANAYKLTKNELYKEIIEKTTTFIEKEWLTNEGAFFSALDADSLTTENHLEEGAFYVWKIDEIKNLIQDDFELFSEVFNINDFGHWEHGNYVLIQNKSLDEISEKNHISIDELHLKKKNWEQILYKTREKRPKPRLDDKCITSWNAILLKGFVDAYKALGNENHLKIAIKNAHFIVNKIWSSDGNLRHTYKNEKPSINGFLEDYAFVIDGFIALYEATFDETWLLHSKNLTNYCLDHFYDEKKQLFRFTSDLDEALISNHFELEDNVIPASNSIMASNLFKLSVYFENSHYEEISRQMIAQVVPSIDYPSAFSNWLMAALHFSEYQKELAICGKESLIHLKDINQNYFPSVVLSGSEKKSDLPFLQNRFVENETLFYLCQNKMCLAPKNNISAIYKDLNH
- a CDS encoding YtxH domain-containing protein; amino-acid sequence: MGLGSFFKNLFGSAKQTASETVDKAEEVLDQAKVKASEYAEKAEDYVEKVVENVKESYPEVKEKVEDFAEKAKETVSEYAEKAGDAIENVVDDVKEKVSSFTSSAKEETQETASNFIAKAEETSETVVENVEETVEEVKEKATEVAVEATEKVEEVVETFEEKAEEVSEDLEEKVDEIKRAADENAD